Sequence from the Priestia megaterium genome:
GGTTGATACAAAATGTATCCACCTTTGTCTGTATATACTCCAGATTGCCTTTTCTTTAAACCATTCTCTAGGCTCCCACCGTCCCTAGTTCGCTTTGTGAAGAGGATTTAAGTACTATTGATCCTTCAGCGTATATCATATGAATTTTAGTAGCTATATATTAGCATATCCTATGCAGAGAAACAATAACCTTGTGCAAAATGGGCTTTTTTTGTGATGTTTTCTTCCGAAATTTGAGGATAAAACCATATCTTTTAACCATATTTTTTGAAAACAAAAAACGTGATGAAAAGTTCGGTTTTCCTTTCATTTCACCCTCTTAGTTTTGTTATAATGAACAAATGGACGAGCGCGAACTTTTAAGTGTAAAGAAATGGAGGAACATATATGTATGATATTAAAGAGTGGAGACATGTCTTTAAATTAGATCCTAATAAAGAGATTTCAGATGCAGATTTAGAGAAAATTTGCGAATCCGGCACGGATGCGGTTCTCGTCGGAGGATCTGACGGAGTGACTCTAGACAATGTACTGCAGCTGTTAATGCGGATTCGCCGCTACACGGTGCCGTGTGCGCTTGAAGTATCAACAATTGACTCTGTAACACCTGGTTTTGATTCTTATTTTATTCCGACCGTTTTAAACAGTAAGGATCCAAAGTGGATTGTTGACTTACATCACGCGGCGATGAAGGAATACGGAGAGATCATGGACTGGGATGAAATTTTTGTAGAAGGATACTGCGTACTTAATCCCGAAGCAAAAGTAGCTGCGCTAACGGAAGCAAAAACAGATTTGGATGCAGAAGATGTTGTAGCGTATGCTCGTATGGCTGAACGCATGTTTCATTTGCCCGTTTTTTATCTAGAATACAGCGGAAAAT
This genomic interval carries:
- a CDS encoding heptaprenylglyceryl phosphate synthase, translated to MYDIKEWRHVFKLDPNKEISDADLEKICESGTDAVLVGGSDGVTLDNVLQLLMRIRRYTVPCALEVSTIDSVTPGFDSYFIPTVLNSKDPKWIVDLHHAAMKEYGEIMDWDEIFVEGYCVLNPEAKVAALTEAKTDLDAEDVVAYARMAERMFHLPVFYLEYSGKYGDPALVAEVKNSLNETKLFYGGGIEIKEQASEMGELADTVIVGNVIYTNLSEALKTVKAVKKNIAQ